A stretch of Actinomycetota bacterium DNA encodes these proteins:
- the obgE gene encoding GTPase ObgE produces MFIDEARIKVRGGRGGDGCTSFHREKYRPLGGPDGGDGGRGGSVIIRASEGVNTLVEYTRRKHFRAEDGGSGSGNDRRGADGEDLVLLVPVGTQVRGDGGELLADLSRPGREMVAAAGGRGGRGNASFATPARRAPDFSERGEPGEERWIRLELKLLADVGLVGLPNAGKSTLVSRLSAARPRIADYPFTTLEPVLGVVRVDEERSFVISDLPGLVEGAHRGKGLGLRFLRHVERTAVILHLLDLSPHAPLAPASALEVVLGELSSYGAGLMERRHLVAGSKLDVADPLRLEEARRAAAERGWDFYPLSSVSGEGLMSLVLRLAELVEEARGECGGELPRERTLYTYDPQREGGFRVSRRGDAFHVEGKRVERLVKSLDLSNPQALSYMQARLMRMGVEEELMRQGAGEGDTVVIAGYVFDFLPGR; encoded by the coding sequence ATGTTCATCGACGAGGCGAGGATAAAGGTTAGGGGAGGCCGCGGGGGCGACGGCTGCACCAGCTTTCACCGCGAGAAGTATCGTCCCCTGGGCGGCCCGGACGGCGGGGACGGAGGCAGGGGAGGCTCGGTGATCATCCGCGCCTCGGAGGGCGTGAACACCTTGGTGGAATACACGCGCAGAAAACACTTCCGGGCGGAGGACGGGGGGAGCGGGTCCGGCAACGACCGCCGCGGGGCGGACGGCGAGGACCTGGTGCTCCTGGTGCCCGTGGGCACGCAGGTGAGGGGCGATGGAGGGGAGCTGCTGGCGGACCTCTCCCGGCCCGGCAGGGAAATGGTCGCCGCCGCGGGCGGCAGGGGAGGCCGCGGGAACGCCTCCTTCGCCACCCCGGCGCGTAGGGCCCCCGACTTCTCGGAGCGGGGCGAGCCGGGTGAGGAGAGATGGATACGTCTGGAGCTGAAGCTGCTGGCGGACGTGGGCCTGGTAGGGCTTCCCAACGCAGGAAAATCCACCCTCGTCTCGCGCCTCTCGGCGGCGAGGCCCCGCATCGCGGACTATCCCTTCACCACCCTGGAGCCGGTGCTGGGGGTGGTGCGGGTGGACGAGGAGAGGAGCTTCGTCATCTCGGACCTGCCCGGCCTGGTGGAGGGGGCGCACCGGGGAAAGGGACTGGGCCTGCGCTTCCTGCGCCATGTGGAGCGGACGGCGGTCATCCTGCACCTTCTCGACCTCTCGCCCCACGCCCCCCTCGCCCCCGCAAGCGCCCTGGAAGTGGTGCTCGGGGAGCTCTCCTCCTACGGGGCGGGCCTGATGGAGAGGCGCCACCTGGTGGCCGGCTCAAAGCTGGACGTCGCCGACCCCCTGCGGCTGGAGGAAGCCAGGAGGGCGGCGGCCGAGAGGGGCTGGGATTTCTATCCCCTCTCCTCCGTGAGCGGCGAGGGGCTGATGTCCCTGGTGCTGAGGCTGGCGGAGCTGGTGGAGGAGGCGCGCGGGGAGTGCGGCGGGGAGCTGCCGCGGGAGAGGACCCTTTACACCTACGACCCCCAGCGGGAGGGCGGCTTCAGGGTCTCGCGCCGCGGAGATGCCTTCCACGTGGAGGGGAAGAGGGTGGAGCGGCTGGTGAAGAGCCTGGACCTCTCGAACCCCCAGGCCCTCTCCTATATGCAGGCGCGCTTGATGCGGATGGGCGTGGAGGAGGAGCTGATGAGGCAGGGTGCCGGAGAGGGCGATACGGTGGTCATCGCCGGATACGTCTTCGATTTCCTCCCCGGGCGCTAA